A window of Lytechinus pictus isolate F3 Inbred chromosome 7, Lp3.0, whole genome shotgun sequence contains these coding sequences:
- the LOC129264580 gene encoding transmembrane protein 87A-like isoform X1, which produces MELQTMKVWSLKIAVLFYLTFSVVASSEMFLEPGVFEVEISLSPSNSETMDAFEYFMMQKSMYANSEIGVEVLNCSSDPKDCKFTLEWAVRQSDCDGVYSSIFADSNATASSENMKQIYNEPNCFILLEENSISYVKSIDVKPNPEISCAQDSEATHDKLNDLKGNNWECSKRDKTSTVCNKKPFCGPKVEEKKTSDTKSDDGSKDETNAESSKDDTAADTKPADPNSDKRRKRAAENPPAADPPAAGEEKADPPAADTPAGEEKGDPPAAGIEKGGDAENGDKAAEAGDKDQKAEVKSTAVIATNDTLLKYRVVHTNVKDGRFIFVVYVTSQSAKQMNISMRIRMKSSHGYLSATQYPLLPFYGVMCAMYSILGLIWMILLFRQWRDLLRIQFWISVVIILGLIEKAAFVAEFERHNNSGSNSSAGIFFAEELSVLKRTMARMLVIVVSLGYGITRPRLGRDLNWLLGAGVMFFLLSSIESYFRIFEPNKSNDLIALLPISVLDAVVCWWIFRSLVDTSRTLRLRRNLVKLWLYRHFTNALIFCVVAAVIFLVWSLKAHRMTKCVKNWNEIWVDDAYWHILFCVILIVIMILFRPTANNQRYAYSVLSDAVDDDESKEPMMNDAFENVKMRNVHSNKSSNQHKEVDDLQWVEDNIPAAVADAALGAFDDSEEELITNVERNKME; this is translated from the exons ATGGAGCTCCAAACGATGAAAGTGTGGAGCTTGAAGATTGCTGTACTTTTTTACTTGACTTTTTCAGTTGTTGCCTCTAGTGAGATGTTCTTGGAACCCGGTGTTTTCGAAGTAGAAATTTCTCTTTCACCATCGAATTcg GAAACGATGGATGCTTTTGAGTATTTTATGATGCAGAAGAGCATGTACGCAAACTCTGAGATAGGAGTCGAAG tgCTGAATTGCAGTTCAGACCCAAAGGATTGTAAATTTACTCTTGAGTGGGCAGTTCGTCAATCTGATTGTGATGGTGTTTACAGCTCAATTTTTGCA GATTCAAATGCTACTGCAAGTTCGGAGAATATGAAACAGATCTACAATGAACCGAATTGCTTCATTCTGCTTGAGGAGAACTCAATATCGTATGTAAAGAGTATTGATGTGAAACCCAATCCAGAAATATCTTGTGCTCAAGATAGTGAAGCAACCCATGATAAG TTGAATGACCTGAAAGGAAATAACTGGGAATGCTCCAAGCGGGATAAAACCAGTACAGTCTGTAACAAGAAACCATTCTGTGGTCCTAAAGTAGAAGAGAAGAAAACATCTGATACCAAATCTGATGATGGCTCTAAAGATGAGACAAATGCTGAATCCAGTAAAGATGATACAGCAGCAGATACAAAGCCAGCAGATCCCAACAGTGACAAG AGAAGGAAAAGGGCAGCTGAAAACCCTCCAGCG gcGGATCCACCTGCTGCAGGCGAAGAAAAG gcGGATCCACCTGCTGCTGATACTCCAGCAGGTGAAGAAAAG GGGGATCCACCTGCTGCTGGCATTGAAAAAGGTGGAGATGCG GAAAATGGAGACAAGGCGGCAGAAGCAGGAGACAAAGATCAG AAAGCAGAAGTCAAATCTACAGCCGTTATTGCTACCAATGATACACTG CTGAAGTACCGTGTTGTCCATACAAACGTTAAAGATGGCCGCTTTATCTTTGTTGTATATGTGACTTCACAAAGTGCAAAACAAATGAATATCTCAA TGAGAATAAGAATGAAATCTTCACACGGTTACTTGTCAGCTACACAGTATCCCCTTCTTCCT TTCTATGGAGTGATGTGTGCTATGTATAGCATACTAGGTTTGATATGGATGATACTTCTCTTCAGACAATGGAGAGATCTTCTCAGAATTCAATTTTGGATCTCTGTTGTCATCATTCTAG GGCTAATTGAGAAGGCTGCTTTTGTAGCGGAGTTTGAACGTCACAACAATTCTGGTTCCAATTCATCGGCCGGTATCTTCTTTGCTGAGGAATTGTCTGTATTGAAGCGTACTATGGCTCGTATGCTTGTCATTGTTGTCAGCTTGGGATATGGCATCACCAG acCTCGTTTGGGTCGAGATCTCAACTGGTTGCTTGGTGCTGGTGTTATGTTCTTCTTGCTTTCTTCCATTGAGTCATACTTCAGGATATTTGAGCCg AACAAGTCCAACGACCTGATAGCCCTCCTTCCTATATCAGTATTGGATGCTGTAGTCTGCTGGTGG ATTTTCCGGAGTCTGGTAGATACGAGTCGCACGCTTCGTTTGAGGCGTAACTTGGTGAAACTCTGGCTCTATCGGCATTTCACCAATGCCCTCATCTTCTGTGTAGTAGCAGCTGTAATCTTCCTAGTGTGGTCTCTTAAAGCACATAGGATGACCAAGTGTGTCAAG aacTGGAATGAGATCTGGGTGGATGATGCCTACTGGCACATCCTATTCTGTGTGATCTTGATTGTGATCATGATCCTCTTCAGACCCACAGCTAACAATCAGCGTTATGCTTACTCTGTGCTCAGCGATgcggttgatgatgatgagagtAAAGAACCCATGATGAATGATGCCTTTG AGAATGTAAAGATGCGGAATGTACATTCAAACAAGTCCAGCAACCAACATAAGGAAGTAGATGATCTCCAATGGGTAGAAGATAACATTCCAGCTGCTGTGGCCGATGC GGCCCTTGGTGCTTTTGATGATTCGGAGGAAGAACTCATTACAAATGTGGAAAGGAACAAGATGGAATGA
- the LOC129264580 gene encoding transmembrane protein 87A-like isoform X2 → MELQTMKVWSLKIAVLFYLTFSVVASSEMFLEPGVFEVEISLSPSNSETMDAFEYFMMQKSMYANSEIGVEVLNCSSDPKDCKFTLEWAVRQSDCDGVYSSIFADSNATASSENMKQIYNEPNCFILLEENSISYVKSIDVKPNPEISCAQDSEATHDKLNDLKGNNWECSKRDKTSTVCNKKPFCGPKVEEKKTSDTKSDDGSKDETNAESSKDDTAADTKPADPNSDKRRKRAAENPPAADPPAAGEEKGDPPAAGIEKGGDAENGDKAAEAGDKDQKAEVKSTAVIATNDTLLKYRVVHTNVKDGRFIFVVYVTSQSAKQMNISMRIRMKSSHGYLSATQYPLLPFYGVMCAMYSILGLIWMILLFRQWRDLLRIQFWISVVIILGLIEKAAFVAEFERHNNSGSNSSAGIFFAEELSVLKRTMARMLVIVVSLGYGITRPRLGRDLNWLLGAGVMFFLLSSIESYFRIFEPNKSNDLIALLPISVLDAVVCWWIFRSLVDTSRTLRLRRNLVKLWLYRHFTNALIFCVVAAVIFLVWSLKAHRMTKCVKNWNEIWVDDAYWHILFCVILIVIMILFRPTANNQRYAYSVLSDAVDDDESKEPMMNDAFENVKMRNVHSNKSSNQHKEVDDLQWVEDNIPAAVADAALGAFDDSEEELITNVERNKME, encoded by the exons ATGGAGCTCCAAACGATGAAAGTGTGGAGCTTGAAGATTGCTGTACTTTTTTACTTGACTTTTTCAGTTGTTGCCTCTAGTGAGATGTTCTTGGAACCCGGTGTTTTCGAAGTAGAAATTTCTCTTTCACCATCGAATTcg GAAACGATGGATGCTTTTGAGTATTTTATGATGCAGAAGAGCATGTACGCAAACTCTGAGATAGGAGTCGAAG tgCTGAATTGCAGTTCAGACCCAAAGGATTGTAAATTTACTCTTGAGTGGGCAGTTCGTCAATCTGATTGTGATGGTGTTTACAGCTCAATTTTTGCA GATTCAAATGCTACTGCAAGTTCGGAGAATATGAAACAGATCTACAATGAACCGAATTGCTTCATTCTGCTTGAGGAGAACTCAATATCGTATGTAAAGAGTATTGATGTGAAACCCAATCCAGAAATATCTTGTGCTCAAGATAGTGAAGCAACCCATGATAAG TTGAATGACCTGAAAGGAAATAACTGGGAATGCTCCAAGCGGGATAAAACCAGTACAGTCTGTAACAAGAAACCATTCTGTGGTCCTAAAGTAGAAGAGAAGAAAACATCTGATACCAAATCTGATGATGGCTCTAAAGATGAGACAAATGCTGAATCCAGTAAAGATGATACAGCAGCAGATACAAAGCCAGCAGATCCCAACAGTGACAAG AGAAGGAAAAGGGCAGCTGAAAACCCTCCAGCG gcGGATCCACCTGCTGCAGGCGAAGAAAAG GGGGATCCACCTGCTGCTGGCATTGAAAAAGGTGGAGATGCG GAAAATGGAGACAAGGCGGCAGAAGCAGGAGACAAAGATCAG AAAGCAGAAGTCAAATCTACAGCCGTTATTGCTACCAATGATACACTG CTGAAGTACCGTGTTGTCCATACAAACGTTAAAGATGGCCGCTTTATCTTTGTTGTATATGTGACTTCACAAAGTGCAAAACAAATGAATATCTCAA TGAGAATAAGAATGAAATCTTCACACGGTTACTTGTCAGCTACACAGTATCCCCTTCTTCCT TTCTATGGAGTGATGTGTGCTATGTATAGCATACTAGGTTTGATATGGATGATACTTCTCTTCAGACAATGGAGAGATCTTCTCAGAATTCAATTTTGGATCTCTGTTGTCATCATTCTAG GGCTAATTGAGAAGGCTGCTTTTGTAGCGGAGTTTGAACGTCACAACAATTCTGGTTCCAATTCATCGGCCGGTATCTTCTTTGCTGAGGAATTGTCTGTATTGAAGCGTACTATGGCTCGTATGCTTGTCATTGTTGTCAGCTTGGGATATGGCATCACCAG acCTCGTTTGGGTCGAGATCTCAACTGGTTGCTTGGTGCTGGTGTTATGTTCTTCTTGCTTTCTTCCATTGAGTCATACTTCAGGATATTTGAGCCg AACAAGTCCAACGACCTGATAGCCCTCCTTCCTATATCAGTATTGGATGCTGTAGTCTGCTGGTGG ATTTTCCGGAGTCTGGTAGATACGAGTCGCACGCTTCGTTTGAGGCGTAACTTGGTGAAACTCTGGCTCTATCGGCATTTCACCAATGCCCTCATCTTCTGTGTAGTAGCAGCTGTAATCTTCCTAGTGTGGTCTCTTAAAGCACATAGGATGACCAAGTGTGTCAAG aacTGGAATGAGATCTGGGTGGATGATGCCTACTGGCACATCCTATTCTGTGTGATCTTGATTGTGATCATGATCCTCTTCAGACCCACAGCTAACAATCAGCGTTATGCTTACTCTGTGCTCAGCGATgcggttgatgatgatgagagtAAAGAACCCATGATGAATGATGCCTTTG AGAATGTAAAGATGCGGAATGTACATTCAAACAAGTCCAGCAACCAACATAAGGAAGTAGATGATCTCCAATGGGTAGAAGATAACATTCCAGCTGCTGTGGCCGATGC GGCCCTTGGTGCTTTTGATGATTCGGAGGAAGAACTCATTACAAATGTGGAAAGGAACAAGATGGAATGA